Part of the Deltaproteobacteria bacterium CG2_30_66_27 genome is shown below.
TCGAAAACGGTGTTCATGCCGGCGGGGGGTACCCGTTCCTTTTCGGCGTTCCGGCCGTGTGCGACGGGATCGCCATGGGGCACCGCGGGATGCACTACTCCCTCCCGCTGCGGGAGATCGTCGCGGATCTGGTCGAGTCGGTGGCCGAGGCGCACGCGCTGGACGGCCTCGTCCTTCTCACCAACTGCGACAAGATCACGCCCGGCATGCTGATGGCGGCGGCGCGGCTCGACATCCCGTGCATCGTCCTGACGGCGGGCCCGATGCACTCGGGCCGGATCGGGAACCGGCGCCTGTCGCTCGTCACCGACACCTTCGAGGCGGTCGGCCGCTTCCAGCGGGGCGAGATCGGCGCGGCGGAGCTTTCCCGCCTCGAGGCCGAGGCGTGCCCCGGCGAGGGGTCGTGCCAGGGGCTCTACACCGCGAACACGATGGCGTGCCTGACCGAGACGATGGGGATGTCCCTCCCCGGGTGCGCGACGGCCCTCGCGGGGATGTCGAAGAAGCGGCACATCGCCTACGCGAGCGGGCAGCGGGTCGTGGAGCTCGTGCGGAAGAACGTGACTGCGCGGAAGATCCTGACGAAGGCGGCCTTCGCCAACGCGACCCGCGTCGATCTGGCGCTGGGCGGTTCGTCCAACTCGGTCCTCCACCTGCTGGCGATCGCCCGCGAGGCGGGGGTTCCCCTGCCGCTTTCGGAGTTCGACCGGCTTTCCCGCGAAACTCCGCAGCTCACCACGGTGACCCCCGGCGGGCCGCACATGATGGAAGACGTGGAGTATGCGGGCGGGATCCCGGCGATCCTCAACCGCCTCCTCCCGTTCCTCAAGAAAAACCCGACCGTCTCCGGCGAGGAGATCACCGCGATCGCCCGCCGCGGCCGCGTGCTCGACGACGGCATCATCCGGACCCTCAAGGCCCCCGTCCGGAAAGAGGGGGGGTTGGCGATCCTCACGGGGAACCTCGCCCCGGGGGGCGCGGTGGTGAAGCAGTCGGGGGTCGACCCGTCGATGTTCTCCTTCCGGGGGAAGGCGCGAGTGTTCGATTCCGAGGAAGCGGCGATGGCGGCGATCATGGGGGGGAAGATCCGCCCCGGCTCCATCGTGGTCATCCGCTACGAGGGGCCCCGCGGCGGACCCGGGATGCGGGAGATGCTCTCCCCCACGGCGGCGATCATGGGGATGGGGCTGGGGACGAAGGTCGCGCTCATCACCGACGGACGGTTCTCGGGCGGCACGCACGGCCCCTGCATCGGGCACATCTCCCCGGAGGCGATGGAGGGGGGACCGATCGCGCTGGTGCGCGAAGGCGATCCGATCGTCCTCGACATCCCGAAGCGGAAACTTTCCCTGGACGTACCCGCGGCGGAGCTCGCCCGGCGGCGGAGGAGGTGGAAAGCCCCCGCCCCGAAGGTGGCGAAAGGGTATCTTTCCCGGTACGCGAAGCTCGTCCGTTCGGCGGGCGAAGGCGCGGTGGTCGTGTGATGCGGCACGCCAGGAGGTTTTTCCCATGCAGATGACCGGTGCGGAGATCTTCGTCAAGGCGCTCGCGGACCTCGGGGTCGACGTGGTCTTCGGCTATCCCGGCGGGGCGACCATCCACATCTACGACGCCCTGTTCAAGAACGTCAAGGTGCGCCACATGCTGTGCCGCCACGAGCAGGGGGCGGTCCACATGGCCGACGGCTACGCGCGCGCCTCGGGCAAAACCGGGGTGTGCCTCGTCACCTCGGGGCCCGGGGCGACGAACACGGTCACCGGCCTCGCCACGGCGTACATGGACTCGATCCCGGTTGTCGTCTTCACGGGCCAGGTCCCCACGCTGCTGATCGGCAACGACGCCTTCCAGGAGGCGGACATCGTCGGGATCAGCCGGCCGTGCACCAAGCACAACTACCTCGTCAAGGAGACGAAGGACCTCGCCCGGATCGTCAAGGAAGCCTTCTACATCGCCTCCACGGGTCGTCCCGGCCCGGTGCTGGTCGACATGCCCAAGGACGTGCTGGCCGGCTCCGCGCGGTACGATCTCCCCAAGGAGGTGAGTCTCCGGGGGTATCGCCCCACGTATGAAGGACACCAGCGCCAGGTGGAAAGCGCTGTCCGGCTGTTGCTGTCCAGGGAGCGCCCTGTGGTTTACGCGGGGGGCGGCATCATCCTTTCGAACGCCTCGGGGGAACTGGCGGAGCTTTCCCACGCGCTCTCCCTCCCGGTGACCACGACGCTCATGGGGATGGGGGCGTTCCCGGGCTCCGACCCGCTCTCGCTGGGGATGCTGGGGATGCACGGGACGTACGCGGCGAACATGGCGATCTCCACCTCGGACGTGATCCTCGCCGTGGGCGCGCGCTTCGACGACCGCGTCACCGGGAAGATCAGCGAGTTCGCCCCCCACGCCAAGATCATCCACGTCGACATCGATCCCACCTCGATCCAGAAAAACGTGCGGGTCGACATCCCGATCGTTGGGGACCTGAAAGACGTCCTCCGGAAGATGATCAAGCTGGTGAAGGGGAAGAAAGAGGCGACCGCGTTCCGGGGAACGACCGCCGCGTGGCGCGGACAGATCGCCTCATGGGCGAAGAACCATCCGCTGACCTACAAACCGTCGAAGGGGAAGATCAAGCCGCAATACGTGGTGGAGCAGATCCACAAGCTCACGAAGGGAAAGGCGATCGTCGCCACGGAGGTCGGCCAGAACCAGATGTGGGCCGCCCAGTTCTACAACTACGATCAACCGCGCACCTTCCTCTCCTCGGGGGGGCTGGGGACGATGGGGTACGGGCTCCCGGCGGCGATCGGCGCGCAGGTGGCGATGCCGGGGCGTCTCGTCGTCGACATCGCGGGGGACGGCAGCATCCAGATGAACATCCAGGAGCTGGCCACCGCCGTGCAGTACCGCATCCCGGTGAAGGTCGTGATCCTCAACAACGGGATGCTGGGGATGGTCCGCCAGTGGCAGGAGCTCTTCTTCGATGGGAATTATTCCCAGACGTGCCTCCCCCGGATCCCCGACTTCGTGAAGCTGGCGGAGGCGTACGGGGCGAAGGGGTTCCGCGCGACGAAGCCGGAGGAGGTCCCCGAGGTGCTCCGCAAGGGGTTCGCCGCCGACGGACCGGTGTTGATCGACGTGATCACGGATCCCACGGAGAATGTCTACCCGATGGTTCCCGCGGGGGCGGCGCTGACCGAGATGCTGCTGGTCTGACACCCGACGGCCACGGAAGGAGAGGATAGCGATGCGTCACACGATTTCCGTCCTGGTGGAGAACGAGTTCGGGGTGTTGAGCCGCGTCTCCGGGCTCTTCTCGGGTCGCGGGTTCAACATCGAATCGCTCTGCGTGGCGGAGACGATCGAACCGAAGGTTTCCCGGATGACGATCGTGACCACCGGGAACGACCAGATCATCGAGCAGATCCTGAAGCAGTTGAACAAGCTGATCCCGGTCCTGAAGGTGGTCGATTTCACGGGCGTGGACACGGTCGACCGGGAGCTGGTGCTCGTCAAGGTAAACGCCGAGGGGGACGGTAAGCAGGAGGTGCTGCGGCTGGTCGACATCTTCCGCGCCCGGATCGTCGATGTCGCGCCGCACTGCTACACGATCGAGATGACGGGGGGCGAGGGGAAGGTGCTGGCCTTCCTGCAGATGCTCCGGCCCCTGGGGATCCGCGAGCTCGTTCGGACCGGAAAGATCGCCATCTCCCGTGGGATGTAGGGGCCTCGGGAGTCACGAAGAAATTTCGAAGAACGAAGAAACGGAGGGAGCCGGAATGGTCACCATTTACAGGGAGCAGGACGCCAAGGTGGAACTGCTCAAGGGAAAGACGATCGCGATCCTCGGGTACGGCAGCCAGGGGCACGCCCACGCGAACAACCTGAAGGAGAGCGGCATGTCCGTGATCGTTGGGCTGCGCGCCGGCGGAAACTCGTGGGGAAAGGCGAAGGCGGCGAAGTTCCAGGTGCTGGACGTCCCGTCGGCGGTGAAAAAGGCCGACATCGTCATGGTGCTTCTGCCGGACGAGCTGCAGGGGGGGATCTACAACAGCGAAGTGGCGCCGAACCTGAAGCAGGGGGCGTCGCTCATGTTCGCACACGGCTTCAGCATCCATTTCGGGCAGATCGTCCCCCGGGCCGACGTCAACGTCTTCATGGTCGCGCCGAAGGGGCCCGGGCATCTCGTGCGCTCCCAGTACCTGAAGGGGGAAGGGGTGCCGGCCCTGATCGCCGTCCACCAGGACCCGTCCGGGAAGAGCCGGGACCTCGCGCTCGCGTACGCGGCGGGGATCGGCGCGACGCGCGCCGGGGTCATCGAGACGTCCTTCCGGGAAGAGACCGAGACGGACCTCTTCGGCGAGCAGGCCGTCCTGTGCGGCGGGGCCACGGCGCTGGTGCTCGCGGGGTATGAAACGTTGGTGGAGGCCGGGTACGCGCCGGAGATGGCGTATTTCGAGTGCCTGCACGAGCTGAAGCTGATCGTCGACCTCATCTACGAGGGCGGGATCTCCAACATGCGCTACTCGATCAGCAACACGGCCCAGTACGGCGACCTGACGCGCGGTCCCCGGGTGGTGAGCGCCGAGACCAAGGCGGAGATGAAGCGGATCCTCGAGGAGATCCAGAGCGGGGCCTTCGCGAAGGAGTGGATGCTCGAGAACCAGGCGAACCGCCCCACCTTCAACGCTCTCACGCGCCGCGGCCAGGAGCACCCGATCGAGGAGGTCGGCCGCAGGCTCCGGGCGTTGATGCCGTGGATGTCGAAGGGGCGCCTGGTCGATAAAACGAAGAATTGAGCGGAAGGCAGAGCCCGGTGCTCGCGCCGGAGGGGTGGCCCTTCGTCCTGGGGGGAGCGGCGTTCGCAGTCGTCGTGTACCTTCTGTGGCCGAGAGGGGTTCCTCTCGCCGCCGTCGGGATTCTTCTGGCCCTGTTCTCCCTCTGGTTCTTCCGCAACCCCGGCCGGACGCCGCCTATGGAGACGGGGGTCGTCGTTTCTCCGGCCGATGGTAGAATCGTCTACGCAGGGGAGTCCCCGCCGGGACGGTACGCTTTGGTGGCCGGCAAGAGGGTCAGCGTCTTCATGTCCCCCTTCGACGTCCACGTCAACCGGGCGCCGGTGACGGGCCGGGTGGCGTCGGTCCGGTACCACAAGGGGGCGTTCAACGTGGCGAGCGTCGACAAGGCCTCGCTCATGAACGAGCAGAACGCCGTGGCGATCTCCACGCCCGAGGGGCGCACGGTGACGTACGTCCAGATCGCGGGGATGCTCGCCCGACGGATCGTGTGCGACCTCAAGGAGGGGGATGCCGTGCTCCGGGGACAGCGGGTGGGGATGATCCGTTTCGGCTCCCGGCTCGACCTGTACCTCCCGGCGGAAACGCGGTTGTCGGCCGCCCTTGGGGACCGCGTCCGCGCCGGCGAGAGCGTGGTCGGAGTTTTCCGGTGAGGCGCGGGAAGTGGCGCGAGAGGGACGGCCTGCGGCGGGGGGTGTACGTCCTGCCGAACCTGATCACGTCGGGGTCCCTGTTCGCCGGGTTCCACTCGATCGCGTCCACCTACAACGGCCACTTCGAGAAGGCGGCGATCGCGATCGCCGTGGGTGCGATCCTCGACGGTCTCGACGGCCGCGTCGCCCGGATGACGCACACGACCACGCGATTCGGCGTCGAGTACG
Proteins encoded:
- a CDS encoding phosphatidylserine decarboxylase codes for the protein MSGRQSPVLAPEGWPFVLGGAAFAVVVYLLWPRGVPLAAVGILLALFSLWFFRNPGRTPPMETGVVVSPADGRIVYAGESPPGRYALVAGKRVSVFMSPFDVHVNRAPVTGRVASVRYHKGAFNVASVDKASLMNEQNAVAISTPEGRTVTYVQIAGMLARRIVCDLKEGDAVLRGQRVGMIRFGSRLDLYLPAETRLSAALGDRVRAGESVVGVFR
- a CDS encoding acetolactate synthase, large subunit, biosynthetic type yields the protein MQMTGAEIFVKALADLGVDVVFGYPGGATIHIYDALFKNVKVRHMLCRHEQGAVHMADGYARASGKTGVCLVTSGPGATNTVTGLATAYMDSIPVVVFTGQVPTLLIGNDAFQEADIVGISRPCTKHNYLVKETKDLARIVKEAFYIASTGRPGPVLVDMPKDVLAGSARYDLPKEVSLRGYRPTYEGHQRQVESAVRLLLSRERPVVYAGGGIILSNASGELAELSHALSLPVTTTLMGMGAFPGSDPLSLGMLGMHGTYAANMAISTSDVILAVGARFDDRVTGKISEFAPHAKIIHVDIDPTSIQKNVRVDIPIVGDLKDVLRKMIKLVKGKKEATAFRGTTAAWRGQIASWAKNHPLTYKPSKGKIKPQYVVEQIHKLTKGKAIVATEVGQNQMWAAQFYNYDQPRTFLSSGGLGTMGYGLPAAIGAQVAMPGRLVVDIAGDGSIQMNIQELATAVQYRIPVKVVILNNGMLGMVRQWQELFFDGNYSQTCLPRIPDFVKLAEAYGAKGFRATKPEEVPEVLRKGFAADGPVLIDVITDPTENVYPMVPAGAALTEMLLV
- a CDS encoding ketol-acid reductoisomerase, with amino-acid sequence MVTIYREQDAKVELLKGKTIAILGYGSQGHAHANNLKESGMSVIVGLRAGGNSWGKAKAAKFQVLDVPSAVKKADIVMVLLPDELQGGIYNSEVAPNLKQGASLMFAHGFSIHFGQIVPRADVNVFMVAPKGPGHLVRSQYLKGEGVPALIAVHQDPSGKSRDLALAYAAGIGATRAGVIETSFREETETDLFGEQAVLCGGATALVLAGYETLVEAGYAPEMAYFECLHELKLIVDLIYEGGISNMRYSISNTAQYGDLTRGPRVVSAETKAEMKRILEEIQSGAFAKEWMLENQANRPTFNALTRRGQEHPIEEVGRRLRALMPWMSKGRLVDKTKN
- a CDS encoding dihydroxy-acid dehydratase, yielding MRSDRTKKGLERMPHRALYCAAGVPQEAMGKPFIGLATSYTDLVPGHVGMRVLERAVENGVHAGGGYPFLFGVPAVCDGIAMGHRGMHYSLPLREIVADLVESVAEAHALDGLVLLTNCDKITPGMLMAAARLDIPCIVLTAGPMHSGRIGNRRLSLVTDTFEAVGRFQRGEIGAAELSRLEAEACPGEGSCQGLYTANTMACLTETMGMSLPGCATALAGMSKKRHIAYASGQRVVELVRKNVTARKILTKAAFANATRVDLALGGSSNSVLHLLAIAREAGVPLPLSEFDRLSRETPQLTTVTPGGPHMMEDVEYAGGIPAILNRLLPFLKKNPTVSGEEITAIARRGRVLDDGIIRTLKAPVRKEGGLAILTGNLAPGGAVVKQSGVDPSMFSFRGKARVFDSEEAAMAAIMGGKIRPGSIVVIRYEGPRGGPGMREMLSPTAAIMGMGLGTKVALITDGRFSGGTHGPCIGHISPEAMEGGPIALVREGDPIVLDIPKRKLSLDVPAAELARRRRRWKAPAPKVAKGYLSRYAKLVRSAGEGAVVV
- a CDS encoding acetolactate synthase small subunit, translating into MRHTISVLVENEFGVLSRVSGLFSGRGFNIESLCVAETIEPKVSRMTIVTTGNDQIIEQILKQLNKLIPVLKVVDFTGVDTVDRELVLVKVNAEGDGKQEVLRLVDIFRARIVDVAPHCYTIEMTGGEGKVLAFLQMLRPLGIRELVRTGKIAISRGM